One Planctomycetaceae bacterium DNA window includes the following coding sequences:
- a CDS encoding c-type cytochrome, producing MSRTFPTGDFTMCPRFLRLFMLGLILPLTCGVSSRVQAGQSNSLLAIDSSNTLIACSNRDSGSVTILSWPEMKKISEVPVGVHPEGVAWIPGTKQLLCCVYGDDVVSVIDAEKATVTQQINVFDEPYGVVCSEDGRFAYVTLEYPGQVVRINTSTWQQDAAWTVGAMPRGIAINSDSTALFVTEYLTSRLVEVSTVDGTLKRSWEPASTDNLCRQVTLSNNERKAYLTHIRSRVTAAHGNGSIFPYVSVATLQGEKSGQRVRVPMDSIRGARVTANPWETAVSPDDSTIAVIFGATNDMFLCRVINDDYSELDYAASIPLGNNPRAVRYTNDGAAILVYNALDFEVVAIDPASLKVIASEKVTQNPLTEDALLGKKLFYTALQPMSSRNWISCSSCHPDGDADGRTWQQPEGLRSTQPLAGLGWTHPVHWSADRDEVQDFEHTVRGQLMQGRGLMRGALPDALGDPISGKSKALDALAAYTNSHKFTLSPHSKNGLSEAARRGQQLFHSDRTKCASCHSGPFYTDSQPRPTEQIVRHDVGTGHDDPSELMAPAYDTPTLLGIYRSGPYLHHGKAETLTDVLTTWNKDDQHGVTSGLNESEIADLVEFLKALPFEDPEPAAIQKGLRKVVSRLQ from the coding sequence TTTCCTCCGTCTGTTCATGCTGGGCTTAATCCTGCCCTTGACCTGCGGCGTTTCTTCGCGGGTTCAGGCTGGCCAGTCAAATAGTCTTCTGGCGATCGACAGCAGCAACACACTGATCGCATGTTCGAACCGCGACAGTGGTTCCGTAACCATACTGTCCTGGCCTGAGATGAAGAAAATTTCGGAAGTTCCGGTTGGTGTTCACCCGGAAGGTGTGGCGTGGATACCCGGAACAAAGCAACTTCTGTGCTGCGTCTACGGGGACGATGTCGTTAGCGTGATTGACGCCGAAAAGGCGACAGTGACGCAGCAAATCAATGTATTTGACGAACCCTATGGGGTCGTGTGCTCCGAAGATGGTCGATTTGCCTATGTCACCCTTGAGTATCCCGGACAGGTCGTTCGGATCAACACATCAACGTGGCAACAGGATGCTGCCTGGACTGTCGGGGCCATGCCGCGCGGGATCGCAATCAACTCGGATTCGACCGCTCTGTTTGTCACCGAATATCTAACATCACGACTTGTGGAGGTCTCTACAGTCGACGGGACCCTGAAGAGGTCCTGGGAACCAGCCTCAACAGACAATCTGTGTCGGCAGGTGACGTTATCGAACAATGAACGAAAGGCGTATCTGACTCATATTCGTTCGCGAGTCACAGCTGCACACGGAAACGGTTCGATCTTTCCGTACGTTTCGGTTGCGACGCTGCAGGGGGAAAAATCGGGGCAACGGGTTCGCGTTCCGATGGATTCGATTCGAGGTGCGAGAGTCACCGCAAATCCATGGGAAACAGCCGTTTCGCCGGACGACAGCACAATTGCAGTCATCTTTGGGGCGACAAACGACATGTTTCTCTGCCGGGTTATCAACGATGACTATTCGGAACTGGACTATGCGGCATCGATTCCACTGGGCAACAATCCACGAGCTGTTCGGTACACAAATGACGGGGCTGCAATACTGGTGTACAACGCACTGGATTTCGAGGTGGTGGCAATTGATCCGGCCAGCCTGAAAGTGATTGCTTCCGAGAAAGTGACTCAGAATCCCCTGACCGAAGACGCGCTTCTCGGAAAGAAGCTCTTCTACACAGCTCTTCAGCCGATGTCTTCCAGAAACTGGATCTCCTGCTCAAGCTGTCATCCCGATGGTGACGCCGATGGTCGCACGTGGCAGCAACCAGAAGGTTTGCGAAGTACTCAACCTCTCGCGGGACTTGGCTGGACACATCCTGTCCACTGGTCTGCCGATCGCGACGAGGTACAGGATTTTGAACACACTGTCCGCGGGCAACTGATGCAGGGGCGGGGGCTAATGCGCGGAGCGTTGCCCGATGCGCTCGGCGATCCCATCAGTGGCAAAAGCAAGGCATTGGACGCTCTGGCAGCTTATACAAATTCACACAAATTCACGCTCAGTCCTCATTCGAAGAATGGGCTTTCGGAGGCTGCTCGACGCGGCCAGCAACTATTCCATTCAGATCGAACAAAATGCGCGTCGTGCCACAGTGGCCCGTTCTATACAGACTCGCAACCACGCCCGACCGAACAGATTGTTCGGCACGATGTTGGTACCGGCCATGACGACCCATCAGAATTGATGGCACCCGCCTACGACACGCCAACGCTTCTGGGCATCTACCGATCCGGGCCTTACCTGCACCATGGAAAAGCAGAGACTCTGACCGATGTGTTAACAACATGGAACAAGGACGATCAACATGGGGTAACCAGCGGCCTGAACGAATCGGAAATAGCGGATCTGGTGGAATTCCTGAAGGCACTACCGTTTGAAGATCCGGAGCCTGCAGCAATTCAGAAGGGACTCAGAAAGGTTGTGAGCCGACTTCAATAA